A window of Diorhabda carinulata isolate Delta chromosome 7, icDioCari1.1, whole genome shotgun sequence contains these coding sequences:
- the LOC130896106 gene encoding translation initiation factor eIF-2B subunit epsilon translates to MSNKKEIQKEKTTQAVVVADTFSDEFLPITNAVPHALLPVLNKPLIDYTLEFLCLGGIEEVFLFCCSHAEEIKQHISKCINNRDGWILTMKVNVIVSESCQSFGDCLRDLDAKGLIRGDFVLLEPGVISNIPLLPLLEKHRETVKKDKYAAMTIILQEFGIGHIGWQSSEDILLATDCHNRILLFKQLGKSHTRKVEFPIEIFLENSTVNLLHNLKDTRIAICSPSVLPLYSDNFDFQTKDDLIRGLLMNEEILEGTIYTHILQGSDFGGAISSWKMYQAISKELMRKWIHPLDQPRKKNKIFKNGVVIGAGTQVTESSNVNKTILGPNVKIGKNVTLNNCFIFSDTKIEDNVSILHSVIGPECVIKANSRIFAGSIIGKGVVIENGVEVENSLIQAEIPQNGEEFVKLGNKAYQLKLSSENDRDVLLSALYKKTYRLRINDVESDEEHEVFDDFSDTEDELSYTQSPVPDDTKLFFNEVIDSLTRGFEDNLLCDNLILEINSSRYAYNVTVKEVNFNVVKAILCISVKEPIGVQYFSHLSRLLSYFAPVLKNYLRNESAMLDSLQALEDVATSNENVNEKWIIAILQHVYNKDYITEDVILDWFNNLDQSSKFRNQVKPFAEWLQEAEEASSEEEESD, encoded by the exons atgagcaataaaaaagaaattcagaaagaaaaaacaactcAAGCAGTAGTGGTAGCCGATACATTTTCAGATGAGTTCTTACCTATAACAAATGCTGTTCCTCAT GCCCTATTACCAGTTTTAAACAAACCGCTAATCGACTATACTTTAGAATTCTTATGTCTTGGGGGAATAGAAGAAGTGTTCTTATTCTGTTGTAGTCATGCTGAAGAAATTAAACAACATATTAG TAAGTGTATAAATAATAGAGATGGTTGGATATTAACTATGAAAGTTAATGTGATTGTATCAGAATCATGCCAGTCTTTTGGTGATTGTCTTAGAGATTTGGATGCAAAAGGATTGATTCGTGGAGATTTCGTTTTATTGGAACCTGGAGTAATATCCAACATACCACTACTACCACTTCTAGAGAAGCACAG AGAAACTGTAAAGAAGGACAAATATGCGGCTATGACAataattttacaagaatttGGAATTGGACACATTGGATGGCAATCAAGTGAAGATATTCTATTGGCTACAGATTGTCACAATAGAATTCTGCTTTTCAAACAACTTGGTAAATCCCACACCAGAAAAGTAGAGTTTCCTATA gaAATATTTTTGGAGAATTCAACTGTAAACCTTCTACATAACTTAAAAGATACTCGAATTGCTATATGTTCTCCATCTGTTCTTCCATTATATTctgataattttgattttcaaaccAAGGATGATTTGATAAGAGGATTGTTAATgaatgaagaaattttggaaGGAACAATTTACACTCACATTTTACAAGGTAGTGATTTTGGAGGAGCTATTTCTTCCTGGAAAATGTATCAAGCAATTag CAAAGaattaatgagaaaatggaTACACCCCCTGGACCAACCTCGAAAAAA GaacaagattttcaaaaatggtgTTGTTATCGGAGCTGGGACTCAGGTTACAGAATCATCGAAtgttaataaaactattttaggcccaaatgtgaaaattggtaaaaacgTAACActgaataattgttttatattttctgatacCAAAATAGAAGACAACGTTTCTATTCTTCATAGTGTAATTGGTCCAGAATGTGTAATAAAAGCTAATAGCAGAATATTTGCAGGAAGTATTATAGGAAAAGGTGTTGTAATAGAAAACGGGGTGGAAGTAGAAAATAGTTTGATTCAAGCCGAGATCCCCCAAAATG GTgaagaatttgttaaattgGGTAATAAAGCATACCAACTGAAATTATCTTCTGAAAACGATAGAGACGTATTGCTCTCAGCTTTGTACAAAAAGACATATCGATTGCGGATTAACGATGTCGAAAGCGATGAGGAACATGAAGTTTTCGATGATTTTAGCGATACTGAAGACGAATTGTCTTATACTCAGTCACCTGTCCCCGATGACACAAAAT tattttttaatgaagTCATTGATAGTTTAACAAGAGGTTTCGAAGATAATCTGTTATGTGATAATCTGATTCTGGAAATTAATTCATCCCGATATGCATATAATGTAACTGTCAAAGag GTAAACTTCAACGTGGTAAAAGCTATACTTTGTATCTCTGTGAAGGAGCCTATTGGTGTGCAATATTTCTCACACTTATCCCGTTTATTGTCATACTTTGCTCCAGTCCTAAAGAACTACCTACGTAATGAAAGTGCAATGTTGGATAGTCTACAAGCCCTTGAG GATGTTGCAACATCAAACGAAAATGTGAATGAAAAGTGGATAATAGCAATCTTACAACATGTGTATAATAAAGATTATATAACTGAAGATGTAATCTTAGATTGGTTTAATAATCTTGATCAGTCTTCTAAGTTTAGAAATCAAGTTAAACCATTTGCTGAATGGCTCCAAGAAGCAGAAGAGGCGTCtagtgaagaagaagaaagtgattaa